ATAACTTCGCTGTAACCGAGCCTGATGGAGATAGTTTAGTTTATAGTTTTGTAAACCCACTTCAAGGAGCTGGTAACCCTGTAACATTCAACAATCCCTATACTTTTAATCAACCAATTACGGGTATCACATTAAACTCTTCTACCGGTCAATTAACTTTCACTCCTACAATTCAAGGTAATTTTGTCATTGCCGTTCAGGTATGTGAATATGAATATGGCACCGGAATTCTAAAAGGTTGTGTAACACGTGATATCCAATTCGTTGTGATTCCTTGTTCAAATCAGCAACCATTGGCCCCACCAAATGGTATCTCTAACTTCCAGGGTACTGGTCTGTTAATTGGTCCAGACTCTGTTGAAGTGTGTGTAGGGAATACTTTTACGTTTGATTTGGTTTTTACCGATCCAGATACAGGAGATACCGTTACTTTATTCTCTAATATCTCTACAGTTCTGCCTGGTGCTACCGTTACTACCACTCCGGGTAATCCCGCAACAATGACCGTTTCCTGGATAGCACAACCTGGAACCCCTCCTTTTAATTCATTTACAGTCACAGGTATTGATGACGCTTGTCAGACACCTGGAATTGTTACAGAATCTTACAATGTAATTGTAACACCTTCAACCTATGCCGGTCCTGATGTCACTATTTGTCAGGGTACACAATGGGCTCAAATGGGTGTTGTCGGTGGTACTTCTTTTACCTGGACGGTTCTTTCCGGTTCTCCGATCGATACTGTCCCAACCTCTTCAGGGTATAATGCGACTTGCCAAAACTGTCAATTCCCGTCTTTCTCTCCAAATGTGACTACTACTTATATCGTGACTTCCAATTTATCAAGTACATGTTCCAACATAGATACTGTTGTGGTAAATGTGGCTCCTAACTTCAACTTAACAATGCCAAATGATACGCTTATCTGTTCTGTTGATGATTATCCACTTCAAATCTCTACGGATCAACCTTCTTTCTCTTACACTTATAAATGGTCGCCTTCCAGTTCTCTGGATTATGATACTGTAATGGTTCCTTTGGCGAACCCTTCTGATCCTACTAACTACACTGTAACCGTAACTTCTGCTGGTGGATGTAAAAAAACAGGTTCTGTATTTATTGATCTTTCACCTCCTTTCCCAGACAACATGCAAGTTACTGGGGATACCGTTCTTTGTGTAGGACAAACTACACAGTTGGGTATTGATTATGGGCCTATTCCAGCCGGAAACTGCGGTCCTACAACACAAGGTTGTTTAGGGGTTGTACAAAATGGAGATATCGGTACGGGTACTACGACCAATACTGGTAATACCTTCCCTTCTATCTATGGAGGCTCTCGTTGGGGGGCTAAACATCAAATCATTTATCAACCTGCTGATCTAATCAGCATGGGACTTGCTGCTGGAGGTATGTTAAACTCTATCGCTTTCTTTGTTAACACTGTGGGTACTCCTACTGTATATGACAACTTCGAAATCAAAATGGGTTGTACTTCTGAAATGGACCTTTCTAATGGTTGGATTTCTCCTGGTAACATGACTGTTGTGGTTCCAGCCAACTTGTACACTGCTGTGGCGGGTTGGAATGTTCACAACTTCAATACTGCTTATAAATGGGATGGTACTTCCAGTCTCGTTTTTGAAATCTGTTTCAACAACGTTGGTAATGCAGCTAATGGGAATAGCATCATGCCTTATACTCCTACGGGATATCAATCTGTGATTTACCAATTTGCAAACAATCAATCTGTTTGCCAGACTTATAGTCCTGTGGGAACATTTGGCGGAGCAACTTTAACCAATCAACGTCCTAATACCAGATTTAACTTCTGTGCTGGGGTTGATCCTGCTGCTTTGACATATTCATGGTCTCCTGCTGCTGGTTTAAGCAGTACTAATATCCCGGATCCTATCGCTGGGCCGCCAAATTCAATAACATACCAGGTGGTGGTTTCAGACACTTTCGGTGGATGTTCAGATACTTTGACTCATTTTATTGATATGGTAACTCAATTTGATGCTGGGTTTACTTTCAATGATCCTTATTGTGTAAGTGCTGATCCTGATTCTGCTACCGTAAACGTTGGTGGGGGATACTTCACTGGTACCGGTGTAGACTCTAGTGGACTCTTCGACCCTGCTCTTGCTGGTGTGGGTGTATTCCCAATCACTTATCATTTAACTACTCCGGCTCTTTGTGCCAATGATTCTACGATCAATGTTCAGGTTATCCCACTTCCGGATGCTTCCATTACTTATAATGAAGTGTGTGTCGGAGGGACTCCTATCACTCTAACTGCCGCTACTGCTGGTGGAGTATGGTCAGGTGCTGCAATTACAGATACTACTAATGGTGTCTTCGATCCTGTTGGACTTTCTGCCGGTACTTATAATGTCGCTTATACTTTATATACTCCATGTCTAAGTTCTGACACTATGGGTATCAAAGTTATCGAACCTTATAACTTCACTTTCAACCAAAATCAGGTGAATGTTTGTCAGGATGATACCATACATGTAACTAATAACTATACACTTTCTAACAATCCTCTGCAAGGTGCTGGGCCGGTGAAAGCCATCTGGAGCGATCCTACTGGTCGTATCGACTCTAATGGTGTTTTCGATGCCGATGGTGCTACTCCGGGTGATTATATCGTTACACTTTCTGTTACCGGTCTTGATGGTACTTGTGGTACTTCGAAAACCATGACCATTAAAGTCCTACAAAAAGATTATCCACAGTTCCCGAACGGGCTTACTTTCTGTGATAATGAAGATAAAGCTACCATCAGCGTTAGTCCTTGGTTATTCGGTAATGGTACTTCTTTCACGCAAACACCGATTAGTCCACTTGGACCTAATGATACGCTTGATATCAATGCTTTTGGTTCTAATGGTAGATTTGATGCAACTAATGCTCCGCTTGGCGCTTGGGTTCTTGAAGTGACTTATACCAACTTAAATGGTTGTACTGGTGTTAGTAGTGATACTATCCGTGTACTGGAAACTCCTAGTGCTCCTTCTCCTAATCCTGCCGCTTATTGTGAAGGGGAAGATGTATATCTTTTTGCTACTGCTTCTAATCCTGATAGTCTTTACTGGTATAATGACATCAACCTTTTAGATACTGTCGGTATTGGTAATCCTACTTTCTGGGGGGTAGCTCCTAATCCAAATAGTGGTGATGTCTTCGTTTGGGTTACTGAAAACAATGATAGATGTATCTCTCCGGCTGTTAAATATCAATTGCCTATCAAAGATGCACCTACTGCTGAGTTTGAAATGAACTTTACTGATACTACCGGTACTTCTCAGTTTAATGTTCCGCACTGGCAATCGCCTATCTATGGACATGCTCCGTTCAGTGTAGACTTTAAAGCTCTCAACATTACTTCTACTGATTCTGTGGTTTGGTATCACCATTGGGAGAAACATCCTAACTCTCCTTCTGGATCTGTAAATACTACAAACTCTGATAATGTCACTTTCAGTTACAACTTAGCGAATCTTGATGAAAATGGTATGGCTATCGATTCTGCTTATATCAACCAATTAATCGTAACCAATGAGTTTGGCTGTAAGGATACTGCTCAAGCTTTAATCTGGAGTGTCGCTACTGAAGCTTTCTTCAACATCTTTACGCCTAATGGTGATGGTCAAAACGATGTATTCTATCTTCCTGTTTTTGGTTTAAAAGAATACAAAGTTGAAATCTACAACCGTTGGGGTAAGAAAGTTTATGAATGGACCGATCCTAACCAGGGATGGGCCGGAGAAGATCAACCAGATGGAGTTTACTATTATGTTTTATCCGGAATCAGAAATGATGACTCTGAATATAAAAAGAATGGAACAGTGACCCTTACCGGATCAGGTAAATAACAAAAAAGAACCGTGAAATAGGCTTCTATTTCACGGTTCTTTTCATTTTTAATTTCAAATTAATAAAACTAATTGACTATAGTCAGGCAACTTTTGTTTTCATACGAACGTCACCAGCCTACATAAAACTATAGTTATGAAGTTATTTTACCGTTATTTCGCCATTTTGTCTTTGGTGTTTTTGGGTTTTATCCAAAATACAAATGCATCCCATATTTCTGGGTTAGATTTTAATTATCAATGCATTGGACAAGACTCTTTTCTTGTTACTTTAAATATATTTAGAGATTGTAGTGGTATTCCTGCCCCTAATAATGTAACTATTAACTTTACCAGTACTTGTGGTGGGAATATTAATCAACTCTTCAATAAAATAAATGGACCTAATGGTACAGAAGTATCTCAACTATGTCCTACAAGTATCAACAACTCTACTTGTAATGGGGGTACTCTACCTGGTATGCAGCAACACATCTATCAAGGTATTGTTGTTTTAGCACCACCTTGTAATACCTGGACCATGTCATGGAGTACCTGTAATAGAAATACCACAGTTAACTTAGTTGGAGCACCATGTTCTTATATCAGTGCTACACTAAATAGTGGAGTAGATACTTGTAACAACTCTCCAATGTTTAATGCACAACCAATTCCTTATGTGTGTATCAATCAGGTAGTAAATTATAACTTCGCTGTAACCGAGCCAGATGGAGATTCTATCGTTTATAGTTTTGTAAACCCTCTTTCTGCCGCTAATACTCCAGTGAACTTCGCTGCTGGTTATACTTTTAACCAACCAATTCCAGGGATTACATTAAATTCTACTACCGGTCAATTAACTTTCACCCCTACTATCTTAGGTAACTTCGTTATTGCCGTTCAGGTATGTGAATATGAATATGGAACAGGTATATTAAAGGCGTGTGTCACTCGTGATATCCAATTCGTTGTGATTAGTTGTTCTAATCAGCAACCATTGGCTCCACCAGGTGGTATCTCTAACTTCCAGGGTACTGGTCTTCAAGTAGGTCCTGACTCTGTTGAAGTTTGTGTAGGTAACTGGTTTTCTTTCGATCTTGTTTTTACTGATCCTGATGCTGCTGATACTGTTTCTCTGTTCTCTAACATTGCTACAGTTCTACCTGGTGCTACCGTTACTACTACTCCGGGTAATCCTGCAACTATCAGTGTATCATGGATCGCTCAAGCTGGTTCCGCTCCATTTAATACTTTCACCGTTACCGGGGTTGATGACGCTTGTCCTACTCCTGGTCTTGTAACAGCTTCTTATAATGTCATCGTGGTCCCTTCTACCTATGCTGGTCCTGACCTCACTATTTGTCAGGGTACACAATGGGCTCAAATGGGTGCTGTTGGCGGTACTGTATTCACATGGTCTGTCCTTTCTGGTTCTCCGATCGATACCGTACCTTCTTCACCAGGTTATAACGCAACTTGTCAGACGTGTCAATTCCCGTCTTTCTCTCCAAATGTCACTACTACTTATATCGTTACTTCAAACCTTTCTGGTACTTGTGTAAATGTAGATACTGTTGTAGTGAATGTGGCTCCTAACTTCAACTTAACAATGCCAAATGATACGCTTATTTGTTCGGTTGATGATTATCCACTTCAAATCTCTACGGATCAACCTTCTTTCTCTTACACTTATAAATGGTCGCCTTCCAGTTCTCTGGATTATGATACTGTAATGGTTCCTTTGGCGAACCCTTCTGATCCTACTAACTACACTGTGACTGTAACTTCTGCGGGTGGATGTAAAAAGACTGGTTCTGTATTTATCGATCTTTCTCCTCCTTTCCCAAACAACATGCAAGTCACTGGGGATACCGTTCTTTGCGTAGGACAAACTACACAGTTGGGTATTGATTATGGGCCTATTCCAGCCGGAAACTGTGGTCCTACAACACAAGGTTGTTTAGGGGTTGTACAAAATGGTGATATTGGTACGGGTACTGCAACTAATACTGGTAATACATTCCCTTCTATCTATGGAGGCTCTCGTTGGGGGGCTAAACACCAAATCATTTACCAACCTGCTGATCTAATCAGCATGGGACTTGCTGCTGGAGGTATGTTAAACTCTATCGCTTTCTTTGTTAACACTGTGGGTACTCCTACTGTATATGACAACTTCGAAATCAAAATGGGTTGTACTTCTGAAATGGACCTTTCTAATGGTTGGATTTCTCCTGGTAACATGACTGTTGTGGTTCCGGCCAACTTGTACACTGTTGTGGCGGGTTGGAATGTTCACAACTTCAATACTGCTTATAAATGGGATGGTACTTCCAGTCTCGTTTTTGAAATCTGTTTCAACAACGTTGGTAATGCAGCTAATGGAAATAGCATCATGCCTTATACTCCTACGGGGTATCAATCTGTGATTTACCAATCTGCAAATAACCAATCTGTTTGCCAGACTTATAGTTCTGTGGGAACATTTGGCGGAGCAACTTTAACCAATCAACGTCCTAATACCAGATTTAACTTCTGTGCTGGGGTTGATCCTGCTGCTTTGACATATTCATGGTCTCCTGCTGCTGGTTTAAGCAGTACTAATATCCCGGATCCTATCGCTGGGCCGCCAAATTCAATAACATACCAGGTGGTGGTTTCAGACACTTTCGGTGGGTGTGCGGATACGCTGACTCACCATATCAATATGGTAACTCAATTTGATGCAGGGTTTACTTTCAATGATCCTTATTGTGTGAGTGCTGATCCTGATTCTGCTACCGTAAACGTTGGTGGTGGATACTTCACAGGTACCGGTGTAGACTCCAGTGGACTCTTCGATCCTGCTCTTGCTGGTGTGGGTGTATTCCCTATCACTTATCATTTAACTACTCCGGCTCTTTGTGCCAATGATTCTACAATCAATGTTCAGGTTATCCCACTTCCGGATGCTTCCATTACTTATAATGAAGTGTGTGTCGGAGGGGCTCCTATCACTCTGACTGCCGCTACTGCTGGTGGGGTATGGTCTGGGGCGGCTATTACAGATACTACTAATGGTGTCTTCGATCCTGTTGGACTTTCTGCCGGTACTTATAATGTCGCTTATACTTTATATACTCCATGTCTAAGTTCTGACACTATGGGTATCAAAGTTATCGAACCTTATAACTTCACATTTAATCAGTTACAAGTTAACGTTTGTCAGGATGATACTGTACACGTAACTAATAACTATACACTTTCTAACAATCCTCTGCAAGGTGCTGGGCCGGTGAAAGCCATCTGGAGTGATCCTACTGGTCGTATCGACTCTAATGGTGTTTTCGATGCCGATGGTGCTACTCCGGGTGATTATATCGTTACACTTTCTGTTACCGGTCTTGATGGTACTTGTGGTACTTCGAAAACCATGACCATTAAAGTCCTACAAAAAGATTATCCACAGTTCCCGAACGGACTTACTTTCTGTGATAATGAAGATAAAGCTACCATCAGCGTTAGTCCTTGGTTATTCGGTAATGGTACTTCTTTCACGCAAACACCGATTAGTCCACTTGGACCTAATGATACGCTTGATATCAACGCTTTTGGTTCTAATGGTAGATTTGATGCAACTAATGCTCCGCTTGGTGCTTGGGTTCTTGAAGTGACTTATACCAACTTAAATGGTTGTACTGGTGTTAGTAGTGATACTATCCGTGTACTGGAAACTCCTAGTGCTCCTTCTCCTAATCCTGCCGCTTATTGTGAAGGCGAAGATGTCTATCTTTTTGCTACTGCTTCTAATCCTGATAGTCTTTACTGGTATAATGACATCAATCTTTTAGATACTGTCGGTATTGGTAATCCTACTTTCTGGGGGGTAGCTCCTAATCCAAATAGTGGTGATGTCTTCGTTTGGGTTACTGAAAACAATGATAGATGTATCTCTCCGGCTGTTAAATATCAATTGCCTATCAAAGATGCACCTACTGCTGAATTTGAAATGAACTTTACGGATACTACCGGTACTTCACAGTTTAATGTTCCACACTGGCAATCGCCTATCTATGGACATGCTCCGTTCAGTGTAGACTTTAAAGCTCTCAACATTACTTCTACTGATTCTGTGGTTTGGTATCACCATTGGGAGAAACATCCTAACTCTCCTTCTGGATCTGTAAATACTACAAACTCTGATAATGTCACTTTCAGTTACAACTTAGCGAATCTTGATGAAAATGGTATGGCTATCGATTCTGCTTATATCAACCAATTAATCGTAACCAATGAGTTTGGCTGTAAGGATACTGCTCAAGCTTTAATCTGGAGTGTCGCTACTGAAGCTTTCTTCAACATCTTTACGCCTAATGGTGATGGTCAAAACGATGTATTCTATCTTCCTGTTTTTGGTTTAAAAGAATACAAAGTTGAAATCTACAACCGTTGGGGTAAGAAAGTTTATGAATGGACCGATCCTAACCAGGGATGGGCCGGAGAAGATCAACCAGATGGAGTTTACTATTATGTTTTATCTGGAATCAGAAATGATGACTCTGAATATAAAAAACAAGGTACTGTGACTCTTACAGGGTCTGGTAGATAAAAAACTACCCTACTTTACATAACTCGAAAATGGAGAAAGGGCTCAATAATTTGAGCCCTTTTTTTGTGGAAAAAAAATAGGTTTTTTTTCTATATTCTTTTGTTTACATTCGCTGCGTACATTATTTTAAATGTATTTAACATTCAGAATATTAATATATCGCCTTCGTATAAAACTATAATTATGAAGTTATTTTACCGTTATTTCGCCATTTTGTCTTTGGTGTTTTTGGGGTTTATCCAAAATACAAACGCCACTCACATTTCTGGTCTAGACTTTAGTTATCAATGTGTTGGACAGGACTCATTTCTGGTTTCACTCAATCTTTTTAGAGATTGTAGTGGGGTCTCTGCACCTAATAATGTAACTGTTAATTTTACCAGTACTTGTGGTGGTTCTGTAACTGCAACATTCAATAAAATAAATGGACCTAATGGTACAGAAGTATCTCAACTATGTCCTACAAGTATCAACAACTCTACTTGTAATGGAGGTACTCTACCTGGTATGCAGCAACACATCTACCAAGGTATTGTTGTTTTAGCACCACCTTGTAATACCTGGACCATGTCATGGAGTACTTGTTGTAGAAATACCACAGTTAACTTAGTTGGACAACCAGGTTCTTACATCCAGGCGACTTTGAATAGTGGTGTGGATACATGTAACAGTTCTCCTGTTTTCAATGCACAACCAATTCCTTATGTGTGTATCAATCAGGTAGTAAATTATAACTTCGCTGTAACCGAGCCAGATGGAGATTCTATCGTTTATAGTTTTGTAAACCCTCTTTCTGCAGCTAATACCCCAGTGAACTTTAATGCTGGTTATACTTTTAACCAACCAATTCCAGGGATTACATTAAATTCTACTACCGGTCAATTAACTTTCACTCCTACTATCTTAGGTAACTTCGTTATTGCCGTTCAAGCTTGTGAATATGAATATGGGACTGGGGTTCTAAAAGGTTGTGTAACACGTGATATCCAATTCGTTGTGATTAGCTGTGCCAACCAACAGCCATTGGCTCCACCAGGTGGTATCTCTAACTTCCAGGGTACTGGTCTTCAAGTAGGTCCTGACTCTGTTGAAGTTTGTGTAGGTAACTGGTTCTCTTTCGATCTTGTGTTTACTGATCCTGATGCTGCTGATACTGTTTCTCTGTTCTCTAACATTGCTACAGTTCTACCTGGTGCTACCGTTACTACTACTCCGGGTAATCCTGCAACTATCAGTGTATCATGGATCGCTCAAGCTGGTTCCGCTCCATTTAACTCTTTCACCGTTACCGGAGTCGATGACGCTTGTCCTACTCCTGGTCTTGTAACAGCTTCTTATAATGTCATCGTGGTCCCTTCTACCTATGCTGGTCCTGACCTCACTATTTGTCAGGGTACACAATGGGCTCAAATGGGTGCTGTTGGCGGTACTGTATTCACATGGTCTGTCCTTTCTGGTTCTCCGATCGATACCGTACCTTCTTCACCAGGTTATAACGCAACTTGTCAGACGTGTCAATTCCCGTCTTTCTCTCCAAATGTCACTACTACTTATATCGTTACTTCAAACCTTTCTGGTACTTGTGTAAATGTAGATACTGTTGTAGTGAATGTGGCTCCTAACTTCAACTTAACAATGCCAAATGATACGCTTATCTGTTCTGTTGATGATTATCCGCTTCAAATCTCTACGGATCAACCTTCTTTCTCTTACACTTATAAATGGTCGCCTTCCAGTTCTCTGGATTATGATACTGTAATGGTTCCTTTGGCGAACCCTTCTGATCCTACTAACTACACTGTGACTGTAACTTCTGCGGGTGGATGTAAAAAGACTGGTTCTGTATTTATCGATCTTTCACCTCCTTTCCCTGTGGATATGCAAGTTACTGGGGATACCGTTCTTTGCGTAGGACAAACTACACAGTTGGGTATTGATTACGGAACAATCCCAGCTAGTAATTGTGGACCTACAACACAAGGTTGTTTAGGTGTTGTACAAAATGGTGATATTGGTACGGGTACTGCAACTAATACAGGTAACACCTTCCCTTCTATCTATGGGGGATCTCGTTGGGGTGCTAAACACCAAATCATTTATCAACCTGCTGATCTAATCAGCATGGGACTTGCTGCTGGAGGTATGTTAAACTCTATCGCTTTCTTTGTTAACACTGTAGGTACTCCTACTGTATATGACAACTTCGAAATCAAAATGGGTTGTACTTCTGAAATGGACCTTTCTAATGGTTGGGTTTCTCCTGGTAACATGACTGTTGTGGTTCCGGCCAACTTGTACACTGCTGTGGCGGGTTGGAATGTTCACAACTTCAATACTGCTTATAAATGGGATGGTACTTCCAGTCTCGTTTTTGAAATCTGTTTCAACAACGTTGGTAATGCAGCTAATGGGAATAGCATCATGCCTTATACTCCTACGGGGTATCAATCTGTGATTTACCAATCTGCAAACAATCAATCTGTTTGTCAAACTTATAGTCAAATTGGTTTTGGTGGAGCAACTTTAACCAATCAACGTCCAAATACCAGATTTAACTTCTGTGCTGGGGTTGATCCTGCTGCTCTAAACTACTCCTGGTCTCCTGCAACTGGTTTAAGTAGTACTAATATTCCGGATCCTATCGCTGGGCCTCCTGCTTCTACTACTTATCAAGTAATTATCTCTGATACTTTCGGTGGGTGTGCGGATACTTTAACACACCATATCAATATGGTAACTCAATTTGATGCAGGGTTTACTTTCAATGATCCTTATTGTGTGAGTGCTGATCCTGATTCTGCTACCGTAAACGTTGGTGGTGGATACTTCACTGGTACCGGTGTAGACTCTAGTGGACTCTTCGATCCTGCTCTTGCTGGTGTGGGTGTATTCCCTATCACTTATCATTTAACTACTCCGGCTCTTTGTGCCAATGATTCTACGATCAATGTTCAGGTTATCCCACTTCCGGATGCTTCCATTACTTATAATGAAGTGTGTGTCGGAGGGGCTCCTATCACTCTGACTGCCGCTACTGCTGGTGGTGTATGGTCTGGGGCGGCTATCACAGATACCGTAAATGGTGTCTTCGATCCTGTTGGACTTTCTGCCGGTACTTATAATGTCGCTTATACTTTATACACTCCATGTCTAAGTTCTGACACTATGGGTATCAAAGTTATCGAACCTTATAACTTCACATTTAATCAGTTACAAGTTAACGTTTGTCAGGATGATACTGTACACGTAACTAATAACTATACACTTTCTAACAATCCTCTGCAAGGTGCTGGGCCGGTGAAAGCCATCTGGAGTGATCCTACTGGTCGTATCGACTCTAATGGTGTTTTCGATGCCGATGGTGCTACTCCGGGTGATTATATCGTTACACTTTCTGTTACCGGTCTTGATGGTACTTGTGGTACTTCGAAAACCATGACCATTAAAGTCCTAC
This genomic interval from bacterium SCSIO 12643 contains the following:
- a CDS encoding gliding motility-associated C-terminal domain-containing protein, whose protein sequence is MKLFYRYFAILSLVFLGFIQNTNATHISGLDFSYQCVGQDSFLVSLNLFRDCSGVSAPNNVTVNFTSTCGGSVTATFNKINGPNGTEVSQLCPTSINNSTCNGGTLPGMQQHIYQGIVVLAPPCNTWTMSWSTCCRNTTVNLVGQPGSYIQATLNSGVDTCNSSPVFNAQPIPYVCINQVVNYNFAVTEPDGDSIVYSFVNPLSAANTPVNFNAGYTFNQPIPGITLNSTTGQLTFTPTILGNFVIAVQACEYEYGTGVLKGCVTRDIQFVVISCANQQPLAPPGGISNFQGTGLQVGPDSVEVCVGNWFSFDLVFTDPDAADTVSLFSNIATVLPGATVTTTPGNPATISVSWIAQAGSAPFNSFTVTGVDDACPTPGLVTASYNVIVVPSTYAGPDLTICQGTQWAQMGAVGGTVFTWSVLSGSPIDTVPSSPGYNATCQTCQFPSFSPNVTTTYIVTSNLSGTCVNVDTVVVNVAPNFNLTMPNDTLICSVDDYPLQISTDQPSFSYTYKWSPSSSLDYDTVMVPLANPSDPTNYTVTVTSAGGCKKTGSVFIDLSPPFPVDMQVTGDTVLCVGQTTQLGIDYGTIPASNCGPTTQGCLGVVQNGDIGTGTATNTGNTFPSIYGGSRWGAKHQIIYQPADLISMGLAAGGMLNSIAFFVNTVGTPTVYDNFEIKMGCTSEMDLSNGWVSPGNMTVVVPANLYTAVAGWNVHNFNTAYKWDGTSSLVFEICFNNVGNAANGNSIMPYTPTGYQSVIYQSANNQSVCQTYSQIGFGGATLTNQRPNTRFNFCAGVDPAALNYSWSPATGLSSTNIPDPIAGPPASTTYQVIISDTFGGCADTLTHHINMVTQFDAGFTFNDPYCVSADPDSATVNVGGGYFTGTGVDSSGLFDPALAGVGVFPITYHLTTPALCANDSTINVQVIPLPDASITYNEVCVGGAPITLTAATAGGVWSGAAITDTVNGVFDPVGLSAGTYNVAYTLYTPCLSSDTMGIKVIEPYNFTFNQLQVNVCQDDTVHVTNNYTLSNNPLQGAGPVKAIWSDPTGRIDSNGVFDADGATPGDYIVTLSVTGLDGTCGTSKTMTIKVLQKDYPQFPNGLTFCDNEDKATISVSPWLFGNGTSFTQTPISPLGPNDTLDINAFGSNGRFDATNAPLGAWVLEVTYTNLNGCTGVSSDTIRVLETPSAPSPNPAAYCEGEDVYLFATASNPDSLYWYNDINLLDTVGIGNPTFWGVAPNPNSGDVFVWVTENNDRCISPAVKYQLPIKDAPTAEFEMNFTDTTGTSQFNVPHWQSPIYGHAPFSVDFKALNITSTDSVVWYHHWEKHPNSPSGSVNTTNSDNVTFSYNLANLDENGMAIDSAYINQLIVTNEFGCKDTAQALIWSVATEAFFNIFTPNGDGQNDVFYLPVFGLKEYKVEIYNRWGKKVYEWTDPNQGWAGEDQPDGVYYYVLSGIRNDDSEYKKQGTVTLTGSGR